TGACATTCTCTTTTCAAAGTGCCTTCAAATTTATATCACCTGAATCATGCACGGAATCATGTAAACGCGTGAGAAGTCGGTGAGAGGAAACTGTCCTGATCCAAACGCTCATTTATTCCTGATGTTGAATTtgtatatttaacctttatttaactaggcaagtcagttaaaataacaaactcttattttcaatggctgtctaggaacagtgggttaactggtctgggaacggtgggttaactggtctgggaacggtgggttaactggtctgggaacggtgggttaactggtctgggaacggtgggttaactggtctgggaacggtgggttaactggtctgggaacggtgggttaactggtctgggaacggtgggttaactggtctgggaacggtgggttaactgccttgttcaggggcagaacgacagatttgtaccttgtcagctcgagggatttgatcttgcaacctttcggttactagtttgacgctctaaccactaggctgccccaaATCCAATGTAATTCAACTTAGGATCGACAGGCTACTAACTAGCTAAGTAACTTGCATATATAGCTAGCCCCAGTTTTAGTTTTAGTGCAGTTTCATTTGATGTcaagtctttgtgtgtgtgccattcaccAAAAAGTGATTTAGTACCATGCTGTCTCTCCTCGTACTACAGGGAATGGAAGACCCAGGTATTTAAAGTTGAACCCTCTCTGTGTTTTCTCCCAGGCTGAACACATCCTGTCACAGTGCAGTGGCCCTTCTAGATCCTTGAATGAACAAATTAAAACTGCTGGGACACTGTCATCCTCAGTTTGTTTCCTTTTTGTAAACCTGAATTAACACAGCAGATactaacccctccctctctctctctttcactccccagCTGAGCTTACACTGCACCAGCACCCCAGCCCCAGTGAGCTCCGGTCATTATGTGGCCAGTGTTATGGATGTCCATGCGTACCTACGCCCCCTACATAACCTTCCCGGTGGCCTTCGTGGTGGGGGCGGTGGGGTACCACCTGGAGTGGTTCATCAGGGGGGACACCACCCTTAAACCTGGGGAGGAGAAGAGCATCGTGGAGCTGAGGGAGGACAGGAAGCTGGAGGAGGGGGCAGGAAGGGACAGCACCCAGGTCCTCAGTCTCAAAGAGAAGCTGGAGTTTACCCCCAGGGCAGCGTTGGACCGCAACCGACCCGAGAAGAGCTAACCGTGCCTGGGGTTTAGGCTGACTGGTGTCCACCACTCCTAGTCCTGGATCAAGGGGTGAAGGGAGTGGAAATGGATATAAACCCTGGTTTCCTGATGCTATGTAATGGCCAATGAGCGTTGAAGCCACTGGTCGGCCATATTGGTACTCCCCAGAAGAAGCAGTCCACCATAGGAGTGAATGGAATTCTGCAGTatttcaattacatttttttttcaattacaattacatttttcaaggagaaaattaaatattttaaagtattttgttgttgtagtggggacagtaactttAGAACtttcaaaaaaaatatatactttaagAAAAGTTTTTTAAAATTTTGTTTAGTTCACATAATTTAAGAGTGGATTAAGGTGTCTAATGCATGTGACAAAAACAAAGGGGATCACAATAAAGGCATTTCTATAGCAACCAAAATATTTTCTACAATGGTGGAGAAACAgtgccccctgtcagtcatctagtgtgtgtgtgtgtgtgtgtgtgtaaatctaTCATTGGTGTTGAAGGTGCTTACCAAAGGGGTTCTGAGTCATCCTCTCCTCAACATACACGCACCAGCCAATCGTTGTCACTCGTATGCCCAAAGCACTGGTGTCATACTGTACTTGGACATCATTGGCTTCGGCACCTGTGGTGGCACTGTTCTGTTTGAGACTGGAGGATCATGGGAAATGGAGTCTTTTGTTTTAGGGTGCTGAATATCCACGCACCTCATTAATGATTTGTGATTCTCTTGCtgtctctcatatatatatatacacaaacacacacaaatataggCATTTTCATACTTGTGATCATGTCCACCACATAAACCATTGGAGAATGTTGGTCTGTATTTTCAAAGTTTAGTCCATAAGTCCCTGGGCACTCAATCTGATGACTACCGCTGGGCTAACTCCTGATAAGGCATCGTTCTCTTCTGCTCCTCAGATGCTCACAACACTGATGAAAGAACAAAGAAcccttcttgtgtgtgtgtgtgagagactttCAATGTGACTTCATATTTTAAAATATCATGAAAGAGAAGACAGTGTCATAAAATAACTGAATTAAATTTGAATGAACCGAGTGCCGATGTAGAAAAACACAGAAGGGAAGGAAGAAAGAACAAGCTGCTCCTTTCATCCTCCGTTCTCCAGAAATAAAATGGGTTCCAGTCGGCAACGAAGGGAGGAGTGTTTGCTCTCATCTGGTCGTTTAACCTCGTTGCTTTGACGCCTCTCTCTTTTCTGTTACTTGGATTCAATACCGAGAAAGACTAAAAGTCTATTAGAGAACTCAAAACGGGTCTTTTTCCTGTCTTCATTTACCTGGTTTTCATTTCGAAAGTCTGTGAAGGTGAACTGGTTCATGTGTTTCATGGACTAAGATATTATATTTAAGGATTTTGGATGGGAAGATACAAAACGTGACAATCTTTGTCGCGTACGACCGCTCATTGCATGTTCTACGTTACTGCTGTAACATGATTGtatgttataaaaaaatataataaatatgaaATGTGTATCACAACCATTATTGATATTGTATTTCCCTCACACGACAACGTCGACAGACCACAAAAGATCCGAAATGGGGAACGAGCGGACAGCCCAGAACAGAGGATGATGGAGAGGAGACGTCCATGGCCTGTGTACCTTGGGGATCAACAACAGATGTATACAGTAATGTATACAGTCACATAACTAAGCCAGATATCCAACCAGAAGTAGTTTGAGAAATAACACTATTATCAGATTGATGAAGGACTTGTTTACAATTTATGGTAGGTCATGGGAAAGTCTTGTTTTTCTTTGGACTGGGCCCATTCATGCCATGGGTCAGGGAAGTGatgacacacactcctctcttccGAACAGGAAATGAGATTTCCCAGTCGGGTGAAACGGCTGCCAGCACAAAGAGAAAAGACTGAAAAAAAATACCCATTCCTCTCCTTTAATACCCATTCCTCTCCTTTAATACCCATTCCTCTCCTTTAATACCCATTCCTCTCCTTTAATACCCATTCCTCTCCTTTTCTATTCATGTGTCACATGATTCAGCTCTTTCTAGGGTTAGGATGAAGCTGTCTCTAGATACTTACCTGGCTACACAGACTCCTTGCTCCGGCCCAATGCTACGCCACACCCACGGACGTTCGTTTCTTTTCCACAATGAGTCGGGTTCTGAGTACCTCCCCGAATGTGAAAAC
Above is a genomic segment from Oncorhynchus masou masou isolate Uvic2021 chromosome 12, UVic_Omas_1.1, whole genome shotgun sequence containing:
- the smim12 gene encoding small integral membrane protein 12, with protein sequence MWPVLWMSMRTYAPYITFPVAFVVGAVGYHLEWFIRGDTTLKPGEEKSIVELREDRKLEEGAGRDSTQVLSLKEKLEFTPRAALDRNRPEKS